The proteins below are encoded in one region of Flavobacterium nackdongense:
- a CDS encoding MFS transporter, with the protein MQENSKVVTVNSLKHVLFGSLIGTTIEFFDFYIYANAAVLVFPQLFFPGSDPTTSTIESLATFSIAFFARPIGSAVFGHFGDKIGRKATLVAALLTMGISTVAIGFLPTYQSLGIVAPLLLMLCRFGQGLGLGGEWGGAVLLAIENAPAGKRAWYGMFPQLGAPIGLLLSGGTFLLLSDLLTEEQFFDYGWRIPFIASSLLVVVGFYIRLKITETPSFANALETKKQVKIPILTILKSYKWELIFGTFAAVATFVTFYLMTVFTLSWATTDLGFSRRDFLIIQLFSILFFVLGIPISAVLADKFGRKMVLSLISTLILLFGFSFSFCMASGSTPMITTFVCIGMGLMGLTYGPLGTFLSELFPTEVRYSGASLTFNLAGIIGASFAPLIAIWLAKSYGIAYVGLYLSAAALISVLALLAIRKKEEEF; encoded by the coding sequence ATGCAAGAAAATTCCAAAGTCGTTACGGTAAATTCATTAAAACACGTTTTGTTCGGCAGTTTAATAGGTACCACCATAGAGTTTTTCGATTTTTATATTTATGCCAATGCGGCGGTTTTAGTGTTTCCGCAATTGTTTTTTCCAGGCTCAGACCCGACAACTTCTACTATTGAATCTTTGGCAACTTTTTCGATAGCCTTTTTTGCTAGGCCAATAGGTTCGGCGGTTTTTGGTCATTTTGGAGACAAAATTGGACGCAAAGCGACCTTGGTTGCGGCTTTGTTGACGATGGGAATTTCGACGGTCGCCATCGGATTTTTGCCTACTTATCAAAGCCTTGGTATCGTTGCTCCTTTATTACTGATGCTTTGCCGTTTTGGTCAAGGTTTGGGTTTGGGCGGCGAATGGGGTGGAGCGGTTTTATTGGCTATCGAAAATGCACCGGCGGGAAAACGTGCTTGGTACGGGATGTTTCCGCAACTAGGAGCTCCCATTGGTTTGTTACTTTCAGGAGGAACTTTTCTGTTGTTGAGTGATTTGCTAACTGAAGAGCAGTTTTTTGACTACGGTTGGAGAATTCCGTTTATTGCCAGTTCGCTATTGGTGGTGGTTGGGTTTTATATTCGTTTGAAAATTACGGAAACTCCCTCTTTTGCGAATGCTTTGGAAACGAAAAAGCAAGTAAAAATTCCAATACTAACGATTTTGAAATCCTATAAATGGGAGTTGATTTTTGGAACTTTTGCAGCGGTGGCTACCTTTGTGACCTTTTATTTAATGACCGTTTTTACTTTGAGTTGGGCCACCACTGATTTGGGTTTTTCGAGACGTGATTTTCTAATCATCCAGTTGTTTTCCATATTATTTTTTGTGCTTGGAATTCCAATTTCGGCAGTTTTAGCCGATAAATTCGGGAGAAAAATGGTTTTGAGTCTAATTTCTACCTTAATTTTACTTTTTGGATTCAGTTTTTCGTTCTGTATGGCATCGGGAAGCACTCCAATGATTACCACTTTTGTCTGTATCGGTATGGGATTGATGGGATTGACGTACGGGCCTTTGGGCACTTTTCTTTCGGAATTATTCCCTACCGAAGTGCGGTATTCGGGAGCTTCATTGACCTTTAATCTGGCGGGAATCATAGGCGCTTCTTTTGCACCGCTAATTGCGATTTGGTTGGCCAAAAGCTATGGCATAGCCTACGTTGGCTTGTATTTGTCCGCTGCTGCTTTGATTTCGGTTTTGGCGCTTTTGGCTATT
- a CDS encoding acyltransferase family protein, giving the protein MIKERLTSLDVFRGFTIILMTIVNNPGSWSSIYPPLEHAEWNGCTPTDLVFPFFIFIMGTAVPFAMPNKTFDGATFNKILVRSLRIFCLGLFLNFFSRLDFFGLEGIPLLLEKLVLTFLVAYALLGTFSPKIKTILAFSVFAILLFLAYSGLPAYQDVRIPGVLQRIAIVYFFSSLLYLKGNMNTQIIVAAILLLGYWALMTLVPVPGFGAANLEKGTNLGAYIDDLFLHNHMYSQTKTWDPEGILSTIPAIATGIIGMLIGQQLNRDLPKLLRFKKIFWIGVLLVFIANFYNLVFPINKSLWTSSYVLYTAGLASIILSVLYYIIDIKDFSKGTKLFLIWGVNPMIVFFFSGILPRVLTMIKVNHPELPGEQLGFQSFFYNYGIVPLFENPLNASLAFALFYVTFWSVILWILYQNKLFYKV; this is encoded by the coding sequence ATGATTAAAGAACGCCTAACCTCACTTGATGTATTCCGGGGATTTACTATTATTTTGATGACAATTGTCAATAATCCAGGAAGTTGGAGCTCGATTTATCCACCATTAGAACATGCTGAATGGAATGGTTGTACCCCAACCGATTTGGTCTTTCCTTTTTTTATTTTTATAATGGGAACCGCAGTGCCTTTTGCCATGCCAAATAAAACTTTCGATGGCGCGACTTTCAATAAAATCTTAGTGCGCTCCTTACGCATATTTTGTTTGGGATTATTCTTGAATTTTTTTAGCAGATTAGATTTTTTTGGTTTAGAGGGTATTCCTTTACTACTGGAAAAATTGGTATTGACGTTTTTAGTTGCGTACGCCTTATTGGGCACTTTTAGCCCCAAAATAAAAACAATTTTAGCATTTTCGGTCTTTGCAATTTTACTCTTTTTGGCGTACAGCGGGCTTCCCGCCTATCAAGACGTTAGAATTCCTGGCGTTTTACAGCGCATTGCAATCGTCTATTTTTTCAGTTCGCTCTTGTATTTAAAAGGAAATATGAATACTCAAATAATCGTTGCCGCCATTTTATTATTGGGGTATTGGGCACTGATGACCCTAGTACCTGTCCCGGGATTTGGAGCAGCAAATCTTGAAAAAGGAACCAATTTAGGGGCCTATATCGACGATTTATTCCTACACAACCATATGTACAGCCAGACAAAAACTTGGGATCCAGAAGGAATACTATCGACCATCCCGGCCATTGCCACGGGAATAATCGGAATGTTAATTGGTCAACAATTAAACCGTGATTTGCCTAAACTCTTACGATTTAAAAAAATATTTTGGATTGGCGTATTGCTGGTTTTTATCGCCAATTTCTATAATCTCGTTTTCCCAATCAACAAATCCCTTTGGACCAGTTCCTATGTACTTTATACCGCTGGTTTGGCGAGTATTATTTTAAGCGTTTTATACTATATCATTGATATCAAAGATTTCTCAAAAGGAACCAAACTCTTCCTTATTTGGGGAGTCAATCCTATGATTGTGTTCTTCTTTTCGGGCATTTTGCCTCGAGTTCTGACTATGATAAAAGTGAATCACCCGGAACTGCCTGGAGAACAACTTGGGTTTCAAAGTTTTTTCTACAACTACGGCATTGTTCCTTTGTTCGAAAACCCGTTGAATGCCTCCCTGGCTTTTGCGCTTTTTTATGTTACGTTTTGGAGTGTTATTTTATGGATTTTATATCAAAACAAATTGTTTTATAAAGTATAA
- the sucC gene encoding ADP-forming succinate--CoA ligase subunit beta, translating into MDIHEYQGKQILASYGVKVQRGYVANNPQEAVAVAKQLTAETGTGWHVVKAQVHAGGRGKGGGVKLAKNLQQVEELAEQIIGMNLITPQTSAEGKKVHKVLIAEDVYYPGESETSEFYMSVLLNRGRGRNMIMYSTEGGMDIEHVAETTPHLIFTEEIDPTVGLQGFQARRIAFNLGLSGNAFKEMVQFVDALYKAYIGSDASMFEINPVLKTSDNKIIAVDAKVNLDDNALYRHPKLAEMRDVREENPIEVEAKAAGLNYVDLDGTVGCMVNGAGLAMATMDLIKYAGFEPANFLDVGGTADAKRVELAFRIILKDPNVKAILINIFGGIVRCDRVAQGVVDAYKNMGDAIKVPIIVRLQGTNAEIAKELIDNSGMPILSAVQFQEAADQVKKALS; encoded by the coding sequence ATGGACATACACGAATACCAAGGAAAACAAATCTTAGCCAGTTATGGTGTAAAAGTGCAACGTGGATATGTAGCCAACAACCCACAAGAAGCTGTTGCTGTTGCTAAACAATTGACTGCCGAAACCGGAACAGGATGGCATGTAGTAAAAGCACAAGTTCACGCTGGTGGACGTGGTAAAGGCGGCGGAGTGAAACTTGCCAAAAATCTGCAACAAGTGGAAGAATTAGCCGAACAAATCATTGGAATGAATTTGATCACCCCGCAAACATCGGCTGAGGGGAAAAAAGTTCATAAAGTTTTGATTGCTGAGGATGTGTATTATCCTGGCGAAAGCGAAACCTCTGAATTTTATATGTCAGTTTTGCTGAATAGAGGTAGAGGTCGCAATATGATTATGTATTCTACCGAAGGAGGAATGGATATCGAGCATGTTGCCGAGACAACACCTCATTTAATTTTTACCGAGGAAATTGATCCTACTGTGGGATTGCAAGGTTTTCAAGCCAGAAGAATCGCCTTTAACTTAGGTCTTTCTGGAAATGCTTTCAAAGAAATGGTTCAGTTTGTTGATGCATTATACAAAGCTTACATTGGTTCTGATGCATCCATGTTTGAAATTAATCCAGTTTTAAAAACTTCGGATAATAAAATCATTGCTGTTGATGCTAAAGTAAATTTAGATGATAATGCCTTATATCGTCATCCGAAATTGGCCGAAATGCGCGACGTTCGTGAGGAAAACCCAATCGAAGTAGAAGCAAAAGCAGCTGGTTTAAATTATGTCGATTTGGACGGAACCGTAGGTTGTATGGTCAACGGAGCTGGATTAGCCATGGCGACGATGGACTTGATAAAATATGCCGGTTTTGAACCAGCCAACTTCTTGGACGTAGGAGGAACAGCCGATGCCAAACGTGTGGAATTGGCCTTCCGTATCATCTTGAAAGATCCAAATGTAAAAGCTATTTTGATTAATATTTTTGGAGGTATCGTTCGTTGTGACCGTGTGGCACAAGGTGTTGTTGATGCTTACAAAAATATGGGTGACGCTATAAAAGTGCCAATTATCGTTCGTTTGCAAGGAACCAATGCTGAAATTGCCAAAGAATTGATCGATAATTCAGGAATGCCAATTTTATCGGCGGTACAATTTCAAGAAGCTGCTGACCAAGTTAAAAAAGCGCTTTCTTAA
- the gltB gene encoding glutamate synthase large subunit produces MKIKEQGLYLPEFEHENCGAGFICNLKGEKTNQIIHDALEILVKLEHRGGVSADGKTGDGAGLLIDIPHEYFNRVCDFKLPAAREYAVGMVFLPKTENQYVFCKGIFEKEIKNQGLTILGWRDVPVDSSQLGEIALASEPTIKQIFIGKSEVIDEPTFKAKLYAARKITEHTIINSKISENSYFYIPSLSTTTLIYKGIIMPEDIGPYYTDLQQTDLVTRLALVHQRFSTNTMPSWELAQPFRYICQNGEINTLRGNVSRMRVREEIMKSDVFGPQIDKLFPIIIPGKSDSASMDMVVELLMHTGRSLPEVMMMMIPEAWEKHQTMSPERKAFYEYNACIMEPWDGPASVPFSDGDYVGALLDRNGLRPSRYTVTKSGKLIMASEIGVVDVAPEDVESHGRLEPGKMFLVDMNEGRIINDEEIKSKIVSERPYQEWLNQYRLHLKDVPSTSEVCSIETIDLATRERLFNYTLEDIQDVITPMAQSGKETLGSMGTDTPLAVLSDRPQLIANYFKQLFAQVTNPPLDGIREEIVTDISLALGQDRNIFDISSKQCRKLRIQNPVISNKDLEKIRAISIDHFHAETFSILYPKAKGLNGLEDALDALIIQVTKAVERGTNIIILSDRGVNKDLAPIPSLLACSYVNHQMNRLRKRSYFDIIIESAEPREPHHFATLFGYGASAINPYMVNEIIRVQVREGFITGIDETKAVHNFNKAIGNGIVKIMNKIGISTLHSYRGSQIFEIVGFNSKFVEKYFPYTTSRIQGIGLYEIEKEINERYKYAYPDHLIPNRLGLNIGGEYRWRRNGERHMFNPTTIAKLQQAVRLSDQSSYNEYSKAVNDQAHNLMTIRGLFEFDNLNPIPLDEVEPWTEIVKRFKTGAMSYGSISREAHENLAIAMNRIGGKSNSGEGGENRKRFQPDMNGDSRNSAIKQVASGRFGVTSHYLSSAKEIQIKMAQGAKPGEGGQLPGEKVLPWIAEARNSTPYVGLISPPPHHDIYSIEDLAQLIFDLKNANREARINVKLVSEVGVGTIAAGVAKAKADVVLIAGYDGGTGASPLTSLKHAGLPWELGLAEAQQTLVLNNLRSRIVVECDGQLKTGRDVAIAALLGAEEFGFATAPLVASGCIMMRKCHLNTCPVGIATQDKELRKNFKGTPEHVINFFYYVAEELRGIMAQLGFRTLAEMVGQTHKINTNKAITHYKAKGLDLSAILHTPDGYGEKIVRNTEKQDHNLENVLDFQILKDSHRAMYRKEKMTLNYPINNTNRSVGAIVSNEISKIYGYLGLPEDTLNINFTGSAGQSLGAFSAHGLTFTVEGNTNDYLGKGLSGAKLIIKKPAKASFVAENNIIVGNVCLFGAIEGQAYINGIAGERFAVRNSGATAVVEGVGDHGCEYMTGGKVVVLGKTGRNFAAGMSGGIAYIYDPENKFKNGLCNTESIAFETIEAQEAEELKALIAKHVAYTNSTRGAELLADWATSLRQFVKVMPTEYKKALKRLETEEQIFEELTA; encoded by the coding sequence ATGAAAATTAAAGAACAAGGTCTTTATTTGCCCGAATTCGAGCATGAGAACTGTGGAGCTGGGTTTATTTGCAATCTTAAAGGCGAGAAAACCAATCAAATTATTCACGACGCTTTGGAAATCCTAGTAAAACTGGAGCATCGTGGTGGTGTAAGTGCAGATGGAAAAACCGGTGATGGTGCTGGTTTATTGATAGATATCCCTCACGAATATTTCAACAGAGTTTGTGATTTCAAGTTACCCGCTGCCCGTGAATATGCGGTCGGAATGGTCTTTTTACCAAAAACTGAAAATCAATATGTTTTTTGTAAAGGCATATTTGAAAAAGAAATAAAGAATCAAGGCTTAACCATTTTGGGATGGAGAGATGTTCCTGTAGACTCTTCGCAGTTAGGAGAAATTGCTTTAGCCTCTGAACCGACTATAAAACAAATATTTATAGGAAAAAGTGAAGTTATTGATGAGCCTACTTTCAAAGCCAAGTTGTATGCTGCTCGTAAAATCACGGAACACACTATCATTAATTCGAAAATTTCTGAGAATTCCTATTTTTACATTCCAAGTTTATCGACTACCACTTTAATATATAAAGGTATCATTATGCCTGAAGATATTGGGCCGTATTATACCGATTTACAACAAACCGATTTAGTAACGCGTTTGGCCTTAGTTCACCAACGTTTTTCGACCAACACTATGCCTTCATGGGAATTGGCACAACCGTTTAGATACATCTGTCAAAACGGCGAAATCAATACTTTACGTGGTAACGTAAGCAGAATGCGTGTTCGGGAAGAAATCATGAAAAGTGATGTTTTTGGGCCTCAAATAGATAAATTATTCCCTATCATTATTCCTGGAAAATCAGACTCTGCTTCTATGGATATGGTGGTTGAATTGTTGATGCACACCGGAAGATCGCTACCGGAAGTAATGATGATGATGATCCCAGAAGCTTGGGAAAAACACCAAACCATGTCGCCTGAACGCAAAGCATTTTACGAATACAATGCGTGTATTATGGAACCTTGGGATGGACCGGCTTCGGTACCATTTTCCGATGGTGATTATGTGGGAGCTTTATTAGACCGAAATGGTTTGAGACCTTCGAGATACACTGTGACCAAAAGTGGTAAATTGATTATGGCATCAGAAATTGGTGTTGTCGATGTTGCTCCGGAAGATGTAGAAAGCCACGGAAGATTGGAACCAGGCAAAATGTTCTTGGTGGATATGAACGAAGGACGCATCATCAATGATGAAGAAATAAAAAGCAAAATTGTTTCCGAAAGACCTTATCAAGAGTGGTTAAATCAATACCGATTACACCTGAAAGATGTGCCGAGTACTTCCGAAGTTTGTTCGATCGAAACTATTGATTTAGCAACTAGAGAACGTTTGTTTAATTACACTTTAGAAGACATTCAAGATGTAATTACGCCAATGGCTCAATCCGGGAAAGAAACCCTAGGCTCAATGGGTACGGATACTCCACTAGCCGTTTTATCAGACAGACCTCAATTAATTGCCAATTATTTTAAACAATTATTCGCCCAAGTGACCAATCCGCCTTTGGATGGAATTCGGGAAGAAATTGTAACTGATATTAGCTTAGCTTTAGGTCAAGACCGCAATATTTTTGATATTTCTAGCAAACAATGCAGAAAATTAAGAATTCAAAATCCGGTAATTTCGAATAAAGATTTAGAAAAAATTAGAGCGATTTCGATCGACCATTTCCACGCCGAAACCTTTTCCATTTTATATCCAAAAGCAAAAGGATTGAATGGTTTAGAAGATGCTTTAGACGCTTTAATCATTCAAGTAACTAAAGCCGTAGAAAGAGGTACCAATATCATCATTTTATCCGACAGAGGCGTGAATAAGGATTTAGCTCCTATCCCCTCTTTATTGGCTTGTTCGTATGTCAATCATCAGATGAACCGTTTGCGCAAGCGTTCTTATTTTGATATTATTATCGAATCGGCTGAACCACGCGAACCACATCATTTTGCTACTTTATTTGGCTATGGTGCCAGTGCGATCAATCCGTATATGGTCAATGAAATTATTCGTGTTCAAGTGCGCGAAGGATTTATTACCGGAATCGATGAAACAAAAGCCGTTCACAATTTCAATAAAGCCATCGGAAACGGAATTGTAAAAATTATGAACAAAATCGGAATCTCTACTTTACATTCCTACAGAGGTTCTCAAATATTCGAAATCGTAGGTTTCAATTCAAAATTCGTCGAAAAATACTTCCCCTATACAACATCAAGAATTCAAGGAATTGGATTGTACGAAATTGAAAAGGAAATCAACGAAAGATACAAATATGCCTACCCAGATCATTTAATTCCGAATCGTTTAGGATTAAATATTGGTGGAGAATACCGTTGGAGAAGAAACGGGGAACGTCATATGTTCAACCCTACAACTATTGCTAAACTGCAGCAAGCGGTGCGATTGAGCGATCAATCGAGTTACAACGAATATTCAAAAGCCGTAAATGATCAAGCACACAATTTGATGACCATTCGAGGTTTATTTGAATTTGACAATTTAAATCCAATACCATTGGACGAAGTAGAGCCTTGGACAGAAATTGTAAAACGTTTCAAAACCGGAGCAATGTCTTACGGATCCATTTCAAGAGAAGCTCACGAAAACTTGGCCATCGCAATGAACCGTATCGGTGGAAAATCGAATTCAGGTGAAGGTGGAGAGAACAGAAAACGTTTTCAACCCGATATGAATGGTGACAGTCGTAACTCGGCTATCAAACAAGTTGCTTCGGGACGTTTTGGAGTAACTTCACACTATTTGTCAAGTGCCAAAGAAATTCAGATTAAAATGGCTCAAGGTGCAAAACCTGGAGAAGGTGGACAGTTGCCAGGCGAAAAAGTATTGCCTTGGATTGCCGAAGCGCGTAATTCAACTCCTTATGTGGGATTGATTTCGCCACCGCCACACCACGATATTTATTCTATCGAAGATTTGGCACAATTAATTTTCGACTTGAAAAATGCCAACAGAGAAGCTCGTATCAATGTAAAACTAGTTTCAGAAGTGGGTGTAGGAACTATCGCTGCTGGTGTTGCCAAAGCAAAAGCCGATGTTGTGTTGATTGCAGGTTACGATGGTGGAACTGGAGCATCTCCATTAACATCATTAAAGCACGCAGGTCTTCCTTGGGAACTAGGATTGGCTGAAGCGCAACAAACATTGGTATTAAACAACCTAAGAAGTAGAATTGTTGTTGAATGTGACGGACAGTTGAAAACCGGTCGTGATGTGGCCATTGCAGCTTTATTAGGCGCCGAAGAATTTGGTTTTGCCACTGCTCCTCTTGTAGCTTCGGGCTGTATTATGATGCGTAAATGTCATTTGAATACTTGTCCCGTGGGAATTGCAACCCAAGACAAAGAATTGCGTAAAAACTTCAAAGGAACTCCAGAACACGTGATTAACTTCTTCTATTATGTTGCTGAAGAGTTAAGAGGAATTATGGCTCAGTTAGGGTTTAGAACTTTGGCAGAAATGGTGGGACAAACACATAAAATCAACACCAACAAAGCGATAACGCATTATAAAGCCAAAGGTTTAGATTTATCAGCGATCCTGCATACACCAGACGGATACGGTGAAAAAATTGTTCGAAATACCGAAAAACAAGATCATAATTTAGAAAATGTTCTGGATTTCCAAATCTTGAAAGATTCGCATCGTGCGATGTACCGCAAAGAAAAAATGACTTTGAATTATCCTATCAATAACACCAATCGTTCTGTTGGAGCTATTGTCAGTAATGAAATTTCAAAAATATACGGATATCTAGGTTTGCCTGAAGACACCTTAAACATCAACTTCACAGGAAGTGCGGGTCAAAGTTTAGGAGCTTTTAGCGCTCACGGATTGACATTTACTGTCGAAGGAAATACCAATGACTATTTAGGAAAAGGACTTTCGGGAGCCAAATTGATCATCAAAAAACCGGCAAAAGCAAGTTTCGTTGCCGAGAATAATATCATCGTAGGAAACGTTTGCTTATTTGGAGCCATCGAAGGACAAGCCTACATCAATGGTATCGCCGGAGAACGTTTTGCAGTTCGTAACTCCGGTGCAACAGCAGTTGTAGAAGGAGTTGGAGACCACGGTTGTGAATATATGACTGGTGGAAAAGTAGTTGTTTTGGGTAAAACCGGTAGAAACTTTGCCGCAGGTATGAGTGGAGGAATCGCTTACATCTACGATCCCGAAAACAAATTCAAAAACGGATTATGCAACACCGAATCCATAGCATTCGAAACCATTGAAGCGCAAGAAGCCGAGGAATTGAAAGCATTGATTGCAAAACACGTTGCATACACCAATAGTACAAGAGGTGCTGAGTTATTAGCAGATTGGGCAACAAGCTTGCGCCAATTTGTTAAAGTGATGCCAACAGAGTACAAAAAAGCATTGAAACGTCTGGAAACAGAAGAACAGATTTTTGAAGAATTAACAGCATAA
- the bshC gene encoding bacillithiol biosynthesis cysteine-adding enzyme BshC, whose translation MPTDCISYQNSGYFSPLMNDYLDQKNNLQLLVNRFPSLENFEAQINEKKINFPSPALREGEGAEINNTTISSNKRAILVSVLKAQYAKINTSETTLNNITLLNQSNTFTITTGHQLNLFTGPLYFLYKIISTINLTKELKAKYPENNFVPIYWMATEDHDFDEINYFNFQSRKFRWNTVSTGPVGRLSTDGLADFFEVFAQELGASKNAETLQKMFTESYLKHSNLADATRYLANELFADFGLVIIDADNPDLKRIFIPYIKDELIVQTSHKKVLETTEILKDYSIQVNPREINLFYLEDDMRERIVLEKGIYKVNNTTMEFSESEILELLENHPEKFSPNVIMRPLYQEVILPNLCYIGGGGEIAYWLELKSYFDAVKVTFPILLVRNSVLLATEKQAKKADKLGLSWADLFAKQGDLVNRKTAELSEFPIDLSIQKDFLKNQFHYLNSLALKTDKSFAGAVKAQEAKQLKGLENLEKRLLKAQKRKHSETLERLTDLQNELFPNKSLQERQANFSEFYLEYGPDLIHNLKQRLQPLETSFEIIVLG comes from the coding sequence ATGCCAACAGACTGTATCAGCTATCAAAATTCCGGATATTTCTCTCCTTTGATGAACGACTATTTAGACCAAAAAAATAATTTGCAATTGTTGGTCAATAGGTTTCCAAGTTTGGAAAATTTTGAAGCTCAAATCAATGAAAAAAAAATCAATTTCCCCTCCCCAGCCCTCCGCGAAGGAGAGGGAGCAGAAATAAATAACACAACTATTTCTTCAAATAAAAGAGCAATTTTAGTTTCGGTTTTAAAAGCGCAATATGCCAAAATAAATACTTCTGAAACAACTTTAAACAACATTACTCTCTTAAACCAATCCAATACTTTTACCATTACCACTGGCCATCAACTGAATTTGTTTACGGGACCTTTATATTTTTTATATAAAATTATTTCGACGATTAATTTAACCAAAGAGTTAAAAGCAAAATATCCTGAAAATAATTTCGTCCCTATATATTGGATGGCAACCGAAGACCACGATTTTGACGAAATAAATTACTTTAATTTCCAGAGTCGGAAGTTTCGCTGGAACACAGTTAGCACAGGGCCTGTCGGTCGATTATCGACGGATGGTTTAGCGGATTTTTTTGAAGTCTTTGCACAAGAATTAGGCGCTAGCAAAAATGCGGAGACCCTCCAAAAAATGTTTACCGAATCCTATTTGAAGCATTCCAATCTAGCAGATGCCACTCGTTATCTTGCCAACGAACTCTTTGCTGACTTTGGTCTGGTAATCATTGATGCCGATAATCCCGATTTGAAACGCATCTTTATCCCTTACATTAAGGACGAATTAATAGTACAAACTTCCCACAAAAAAGTTCTTGAGACCACAGAAATACTAAAAGATTATAGCATTCAAGTCAATCCTCGTGAAATCAATTTGTTTTATTTGGAAGATGATATGCGCGAGCGGATCGTTTTAGAAAAAGGCATCTACAAAGTGAACAACACTACAATGGAATTTTCGGAAAGTGAAATCTTAGAATTATTAGAAAATCATCCCGAAAAATTCAGCCCCAATGTAATTATGCGTCCGTTGTATCAGGAAGTGATTTTGCCCAATTTATGCTACATCGGCGGAGGCGGAGAAATCGCCTATTGGCTGGAATTAAAGTCTTATTTTGATGCTGTAAAGGTTACTTTTCCGATTCTTTTAGTCCGTAATTCAGTTCTATTAGCAACAGAAAAGCAAGCCAAAAAAGCAGATAAACTTGGACTCAGTTGGGCGGATTTATTTGCAAAACAAGGCGATTTAGTAAACCGAAAAACTGCTGAACTATCCGAGTTTCCAATAGATTTATCGATTCAAAAAGATTTTTTAAAAAATCAGTTTCATTATTTAAACAGCTTGGCACTAAAAACAGATAAATCCTTTGCAGGAGCTGTAAAAGCGCAAGAAGCCAAACAATTAAAAGGTTTAGAAAATCTCGAAAAACGATTATTAAAAGCCCAAAAACGGAAGCATTCTGAAACTTTAGAGCGCCTGACCGATTTGCAAAACGAATTGTTTCCCAATAAAAGTCTACAGGAACGTCAAGCCAACTTTTCAGAATTTTATTTAGAATATGGACCAGATTTAATACACAACCTAAAGCAACGATTGCAACCACTAGAAACTTCTTTTGAAATTATTGTACTAGGCTAA
- a CDS encoding nucleoside-diphosphate kinase, which produces MATNRTFTMIKPDAVKNGHIGSILAMITNAGFKITSLKLTQLTVSDAEKFYAIHSERPFFGELVAFMSSGPIVAAILEKENAVADFRTLIGATNPADAAEGTIRKLYATSMGENAVHGSDSDENAAIEGAFHFAGREQF; this is translated from the coding sequence ATGGCAACGAACAGAACTTTTACTATGATCAAACCCGATGCGGTCAAAAACGGACACATTGGATCAATTTTGGCAATGATTACCAATGCAGGATTCAAAATTACCTCCTTGAAATTGACACAATTAACCGTATCAGATGCCGAAAAATTTTATGCGATTCATTCTGAAAGACCTTTCTTTGGCGAATTGGTAGCATTTATGAGCAGTGGACCAATTGTAGCAGCTATCCTTGAAAAAGAAAATGCAGTAGCCGATTTCAGAACTTTGATCGGAGCGACCAATCCCGCCGATGCTGCCGAAGGAACTATCCGCAAGCTGTATGCGACCTCAATGGGCGAAAATGCGGTTCACGGTTCAGATAGCGATGAAAATGCTGCCATCGAAGGAGCTTTTCATTTTGCTGGAAGAGAACAATTTTAG